One window from the genome of Penaeus monodon isolate SGIC_2016 chromosome 2, NSTDA_Pmon_1, whole genome shotgun sequence encodes:
- the LOC119580088 gene encoding LOW QUALITY PROTEIN: mitochondrial import inner membrane translocase subunit Tim10-like (The sequence of the model RefSeq protein was modified relative to this genomic sequence to represent the inferred CDS: deleted 1 base in 1 codon): protein MAGLPSLNDDQMKLVQDLEIEMMSDMYTRMTNSCHKKCIPTKYKDSEIAKGEAVCIDRCVAKYWEIHERVGKKLQNMSAQDEEALKKMAAQQGLVK, encoded by the exons ATGGCTGGTCTACCATCTCTGAATGAT GACCAGATGAAACTTGTCCAAGACCTAGAGATAGAAATGATGTCTGACATGTACACAAGAATGACAAACTCGTGTCATAAAAAATGCATTCCAACCAAGTACAAGGATTCTGAAATAGCAAAGGGAGAAGCTGTGTGTATTGACAG ATGTGTGGCAAAATACTGGGAAATCCATGAACGTGTAGGTAAAAAACTCCAGAACATGTCGGCTCAAGATGAAGAGGCTTTGAAAAAGATGGCAGCACAACAGGGtcttgtaaaataa